The following are from one region of the Oryzias latipes chromosome 12, ASM223467v1 genome:
- the LOC101173156 gene encoding nucleoredoxin-like protein 2, translating into MVEVFSGRTLLNKDGDLVDPELALRNKVVGIYFSAGWCPPCRDFTPILCDFYTELVEEGEPPAQFEIVFVSSDKTLDDMVEYYHDMHGDWLALPWTDEYKHELKQRYNITAVPKLVIVKENGDVITDKGRKQIRDRGLACFGSWLDAAEVFQNFKG; encoded by the exons ATGGTGGAGGTGTTTTCCGGCCGGACCCTGCTGAATAAAGACGGGGATCTGGTGGATCCCGAGCTGGCGCTGAGGAACAAGGTGGTGGGGATCTACTTCTCGGCAGGATGGTGCCCTCCGTGTCGCGACTTTACACCGATCCTGTGTGATTTCTACACGGAGCTGGTGGAGGAGGGTGAGCCTCCTGCACAGTTTGAGATAGTTTTCGTCTCCTCGGACAAGACGCTGGATGACATGGTTGAATATTATCACGACATGCACGGAGACTGGCTCGCTCTGCCCTGGACGGATGAATATAAACA TGAGTTGAAGCAGCGCTACAACATCACAGCGGTCCCAAAACTGGTGATTGTGAAGGAAAACGGCGACGTGATCACCGATAAGGGCAGGAAGCAGATCCGAGACAGAGGCCTGGCCTGCTTCGGGTCCTGGCTGGATGCTGCTGAGGTCTTTCAGAACTTCAAGGGCTAG
- the LOC101172914 gene encoding nucleoredoxin-like protein 2: protein MVELFAGLKLMNKAGELVDSEAALSNKIVGLYFSAEWCPPCRGFTPVLSDFYTELVQESNPPAPFEIVFISSDQTKERMMGYFQKKHGDWLVLPWDPETKKKFSQRYNISGIPTLVIVKGNGDVITKDGRADVQSKGPACFKIWQKA from the exons ATGGTGGAGCTTTTTGCTGGCCTGAAACTGATGAATAAAGCCGGGGAGTTGGTCGACTCCGAGGCGGCGCTCAGTAATAAAATAGTAGGACTTTATTTTTCTGCGGAATGGTGCCCTCCGTGCCGCGGCTTCACACCAGTTCTGAGTGATTTTTACACGGAGCTCGTCCAAGAAAGTAACCCTCCGGCCCCGTTTGAGATCGTGTTCATCTCCTCAGATCAGACCAAGGAGAGAATGATGGGAtactttcagaaaaagcacGGAGATTGGCTCGTTTTGCCATGGGACCCCGAAACGAAAAA GAAGTTCTCCCAGCGCTACAACATCTCAGGAATTCCCACATTGGTGATTGTGAAGGGGAATGGTGACGTAATCACAAAAGATGGAAGGGCTGATGTTCAAAGCAAAGGCCCTGCATGCTTCAAGATCTGGCAGAAAGCCTAA